The proteins below come from a single Rosa rugosa chromosome 2, drRosRugo1.1, whole genome shotgun sequence genomic window:
- the LOC133728719 gene encoding ent-kaurene synthase, chloroplastic-like isoform X1 has translation MSFSQLNTFGCCTFSPSGKDLLPQPASIVQRTNGTAEVNTAVLSLEGTKKRIKKMFNKVDLSVSSYDTAWVAMVPSPNSGKEPFFPECVKWLLDNQLHDGSWGPPNLHQLLTKDALLSTLACILALKRWNIGEELIDKGLHFIESNLASATDGEQPSPVGFDIIFPSMIESAMNLDVNLPLGGLTLDALLLRRDFELQRGNRSNSEGWRAYLAYISEGIGKSQDWEMVMKYQKKNGSLFNSPSTTAAAFTHLNNAGCLSYLRSLIEKFGSAVPTIYPLDNYARLSMVSSLESMGVDRDFREEIRSVLDETYRCWLQGDEDIFSDAGTCAMAFRLLRLHGYDVFADPLSQFSEDSFFNSLGGYLKDTGAALELFRASEVIIHPDESVLEKQHYWTSHFLKQELSNNLTQAHLNKHIDQVDDALRFPSYATLGRLSSRKAIKYYNTDSTKILKSSYRCSNVGNEDFLKLAVEDFNMCQSIHREELEYLSRWVVESRLDKLEFARQKQAYCYFSAAATLFPPELSDARISWAKNGVLTTVVDDFFDIGGSEEELVNLIQLIEKWDVNAKTDSCSEQVEIIFSAIKSTINEIGANAFPRQQRSVTNHVIEIWLDLVKSMLKEAQWLLNNSVPALDEYMENAYVSFALGPIVLPALYLVGPKLSEEAVWSFEFHQLYKLMSTCGRLLNDMQTFKRESAEGKLNAVTLAMLHGNGSATEEETFSEMKSIIAIKRRELQRLVLQKDSLVPRACKDLFWNMCKIVHLFYAKHDGFTGRDLMKTVNGLTEEPIILSELQVESK, from the exons ATGTCCTTCTCCCAGCTCAACACTTTCGGGTGTTGCACCTTTTCCCCATCag GAAAAGATCTCTTGCCACAACCAGCTTCAATAGTTCAAAGGACAAATGGCACAGCAGAAGTAAATACTGCTGTTTTG AGTTTGGAAGGAActaaaaaaagaataaagaagaTGTTCAACAAGGTTGATCTCTCTGTTTCATCATATGACACTGCTTGGGTGGCAATGGTCCCTTCTCCAAATTCCGGGAAGGAGCCTTTCTTCCCTGAATGCGTAAAATGGTTGTTAGATAATCAACTTCATGATGGCTCATGGGGTCCTCCTAATCTGCATCAGTTGTTAACAAAAGATGCCCTCTTATCCACGTTAGCATGCATCCTTGCACTAAAGCGATGGAATATTGGTGAAGAACTAATTGACAAGG GTCTGCATTTTATCGAGTCAAATTTAGCTTCAGCTACTGATGGAGAGCAACCATCTCCTGTTGGGTTTGATATAATATTTCCTTCCATGATTGAATCTGCAATGAATTTGGATGTGAATCTACCTTTGGGAGGATTAACCTTAGATGCTTTACTTCTCAGGAGAGACTTTGAGCTTCAAAG AGGCAACAGAAGCAACTCAGAGGGGTGGAGAGCCTATCTCGCATATATTTCAGAAGGAATCGGAAAGTCACAGGACTGGGAGATGGTCATGAAGTACCAGAAGAAGAATGGGTCCTTGTTTAACTCACCATCAACTACTGCTGCTGCTTTTACTCACCTCAACAATGCTGGTTGTCTTAGTTATCTACGCTCACTCATAGAAAAGTTTGGAAGTGCAG TTCCAACGATTTATCCTCTAGATAACTATGCTCGCCTTTCTATGGTTTCCAGTCTTGAAAGTATGGGCGTTGATCGAGATTTCAGGGAGGAAATAAGGAGTGTACTCGATGAAACATACAG ATGCTGGCTGCAGGGGGATGAAGATATATTTTCAGATGCTGGCACCTGTGCTATGGCATTTCGACTCTTACGTCTTCATGGATATGATGTTTTTGCAG ATCCATTAAGTCAATTTTCAGAAGACAGTTTCTTCAATTCCCTTGGAGGATATCTGAAGGACACTGGTGCTGCCTTAGAACTTTTTAGGGCTTCAGAAGTCATCATTCATCCAGATGAATCAGTTCTAGAGAAACAACATTACTGGACAAGTCATTTCTTGAAACAGGAATTATCAAATAACTTAACTCAGGCTCATCTCAATAAGCATATTGATCAG gTGGATGATGCTCTTCGGTTTCCTTCCTATGCAACTCTGGGTCGGTTATCAAGCAGGAAAGCAATAAAATATTACAACACTGATAGTAcaaagattttaaaatcttctTATCG TTGTTCAAATGTTGGGAATGAAGACTTCCTAAAACTGGCAGTGGAAGACTTCAATATGTGTCAATCGATACATCGGGAAGAACTCGAGTATCTTTCAAG GTGGGTTGTTGAGAGCAGATTAGACAAGCTAGAATTTGCTAGGCAGAAGCAGGCATACTGTTACTTCTCTGCTGCTGCAACCCTTTTCCCTCCTGAACTATCAGATGCCCGCATATCATGGGCCAAAAACGGAGTGCTTACAACTGTGGTTGATGATTTCTTTGACATTGGAGGTTCTGAAGAGGAACTAGTAAACCTTATACAATTGATCGAGaa GTGGGATGTGAATGCAAAAACTGATTCTTGTTCTGAGCAAGTTGAAATCATATTTTCAGCAATTAAGAGCACAATTAATGAGATTGGAGCCAATGCATTCCCACGGCAACAGCGCAGTGTAACAAATCACGTCATCGAGATT TGGTTGGATTTGGTTAAGTCTATGCTGAAGGAAGCTCAGTGGTTGTTAAACAATTCGGTGCCGGCACTGGATGAATACATGGAAAATGCATATGTATCATTTGCCTTGGGACCGATTGTGCTTCCAGCTCTCTATTTGGTAGGGCCTAAGCTCTCTGAGGAGGCTGTATGGAGTTTCGAATTCCACCAGTTGTATAAACTTATGAGCACCTGTGGGCGTCTTCTCAATGATATGCAAACCTTTAAG AGGGAATCTGCAGAAGGGAAGCTAAATGCTGTTACATTGGCCATGCTTCATGGCAATGGCAGTGCTACTGAAGAAGAGACCTTCAGTGAGATGAAGAGCATTATAGCCATTAAGAGGAGAGAACTGCAAAGACTAGTTTTGCAGAAGGATAGCTTAGTTCCAAGAGCTTGCAAGGACCTGTTTTGGAACATGTGCAAAATTGTGCACCTATTTTATGCAAAGCACGATGGATTCACTGGGCGTGACTTGATGAAAACCGTAAATGGACTAACCGAAGAACCGATCATTCTCAGTGAATTGCAAGTAGAAAGTAAATGA
- the LOC133728719 gene encoding ent-kaurene synthase 5, chloroplastic-like isoform X3, with the protein MFNKVDLSVSSYDTAWVAMVPSPNSGKEPFFPECVKWLLDNQLHDGSWGPPNLHQLLTKDALLSTLACILALKRWNIGEELIDKGLHFIESNLASATDGEQPSPVGFDIIFPSMIESAMNLDVNLPLGGLTLDALLLRRDFELQRGNRSNSEGWRAYLAYISEGIGKSQDWEMVMKYQKKNGSLFNSPSTTAAAFTHLNNAGCLSYLRSLIEKFGSAVPTIYPLDNYARLSMVSSLESMGVDRDFREEIRSVLDETYRCWLQGDEDIFSDAGTCAMAFRLLRLHGYDVFADPLSQFSEDSFFNSLGGYLKDTGAALELFRASEVIIHPDESVLEKQHYWTSHFLKQELSNNLTQAHLNKHIDQVDDALRFPSYATLGRLSSRKAIKYYNTDSTKILKSSYRCSNVGNEDFLKLAVEDFNMCQSIHREELEYLSRWVVESRLDKLEFARQKQAYCYFSAAATLFPPELSDARISWAKNGVLTTVVDDFFDIGGSEEELVNLIQLIEKWDVNAKTDSCSEQVEIIFSAIKSTINEIGANAFPRQQRSVTNHVIEIWLDLVKSMLKEAQWLLNNSVPALDEYMENAYVSFALGPIVLPALYLVGPKLSEEAVWSFEFHQLYKLMSTCGRLLNDMQTFKRESAEGKLNAVTLAMLHGNGSATEEETFSEMKSIIAIKRRELQRLVLQKDSLVPRACKDLFWNMCKIVHLFYAKHDGFTGRDLMKTVNGLTEEPIILSELQVESK; encoded by the exons aTGTTCAACAAGGTTGATCTCTCTGTTTCATCATATGACACTGCTTGGGTGGCAATGGTCCCTTCTCCAAATTCCGGGAAGGAGCCTTTCTTCCCTGAATGCGTAAAATGGTTGTTAGATAATCAACTTCATGATGGCTCATGGGGTCCTCCTAATCTGCATCAGTTGTTAACAAAAGATGCCCTCTTATCCACGTTAGCATGCATCCTTGCACTAAAGCGATGGAATATTGGTGAAGAACTAATTGACAAGG GTCTGCATTTTATCGAGTCAAATTTAGCTTCAGCTACTGATGGAGAGCAACCATCTCCTGTTGGGTTTGATATAATATTTCCTTCCATGATTGAATCTGCAATGAATTTGGATGTGAATCTACCTTTGGGAGGATTAACCTTAGATGCTTTACTTCTCAGGAGAGACTTTGAGCTTCAAAG AGGCAACAGAAGCAACTCAGAGGGGTGGAGAGCCTATCTCGCATATATTTCAGAAGGAATCGGAAAGTCACAGGACTGGGAGATGGTCATGAAGTACCAGAAGAAGAATGGGTCCTTGTTTAACTCACCATCAACTACTGCTGCTGCTTTTACTCACCTCAACAATGCTGGTTGTCTTAGTTATCTACGCTCACTCATAGAAAAGTTTGGAAGTGCAG TTCCAACGATTTATCCTCTAGATAACTATGCTCGCCTTTCTATGGTTTCCAGTCTTGAAAGTATGGGCGTTGATCGAGATTTCAGGGAGGAAATAAGGAGTGTACTCGATGAAACATACAG ATGCTGGCTGCAGGGGGATGAAGATATATTTTCAGATGCTGGCACCTGTGCTATGGCATTTCGACTCTTACGTCTTCATGGATATGATGTTTTTGCAG ATCCATTAAGTCAATTTTCAGAAGACAGTTTCTTCAATTCCCTTGGAGGATATCTGAAGGACACTGGTGCTGCCTTAGAACTTTTTAGGGCTTCAGAAGTCATCATTCATCCAGATGAATCAGTTCTAGAGAAACAACATTACTGGACAAGTCATTTCTTGAAACAGGAATTATCAAATAACTTAACTCAGGCTCATCTCAATAAGCATATTGATCAG gTGGATGATGCTCTTCGGTTTCCTTCCTATGCAACTCTGGGTCGGTTATCAAGCAGGAAAGCAATAAAATATTACAACACTGATAGTAcaaagattttaaaatcttctTATCG TTGTTCAAATGTTGGGAATGAAGACTTCCTAAAACTGGCAGTGGAAGACTTCAATATGTGTCAATCGATACATCGGGAAGAACTCGAGTATCTTTCAAG GTGGGTTGTTGAGAGCAGATTAGACAAGCTAGAATTTGCTAGGCAGAAGCAGGCATACTGTTACTTCTCTGCTGCTGCAACCCTTTTCCCTCCTGAACTATCAGATGCCCGCATATCATGGGCCAAAAACGGAGTGCTTACAACTGTGGTTGATGATTTCTTTGACATTGGAGGTTCTGAAGAGGAACTAGTAAACCTTATACAATTGATCGAGaa GTGGGATGTGAATGCAAAAACTGATTCTTGTTCTGAGCAAGTTGAAATCATATTTTCAGCAATTAAGAGCACAATTAATGAGATTGGAGCCAATGCATTCCCACGGCAACAGCGCAGTGTAACAAATCACGTCATCGAGATT TGGTTGGATTTGGTTAAGTCTATGCTGAAGGAAGCTCAGTGGTTGTTAAACAATTCGGTGCCGGCACTGGATGAATACATGGAAAATGCATATGTATCATTTGCCTTGGGACCGATTGTGCTTCCAGCTCTCTATTTGGTAGGGCCTAAGCTCTCTGAGGAGGCTGTATGGAGTTTCGAATTCCACCAGTTGTATAAACTTATGAGCACCTGTGGGCGTCTTCTCAATGATATGCAAACCTTTAAG AGGGAATCTGCAGAAGGGAAGCTAAATGCTGTTACATTGGCCATGCTTCATGGCAATGGCAGTGCTACTGAAGAAGAGACCTTCAGTGAGATGAAGAGCATTATAGCCATTAAGAGGAGAGAACTGCAAAGACTAGTTTTGCAGAAGGATAGCTTAGTTCCAAGAGCTTGCAAGGACCTGTTTTGGAACATGTGCAAAATTGTGCACCTATTTTATGCAAAGCACGATGGATTCACTGGGCGTGACTTGATGAAAACCGTAAATGGACTAACCGAAGAACCGATCATTCTCAGTGAATTGCAAGTAGAAAGTAAATGA
- the LOC133728719 gene encoding ent-kaur-16-ene synthase, chloroplastic-like isoform X2, whose protein sequence is MSFSQLNTFGCCTFSPSGKDLLPQPASIVQRTNGTAEVNTAVLSLEGTKKRIKKMFNKVDLSVSSYDTAWVAMVPSPNSGKEPFFPECVKWLLDNQLHDGSWGPPNLHQLLTKDALLSTLACILALKRWNIGEELIDKGLHFIESNLASATDGEQPSPVGFDIIFPSMIESAMNLDVNLPLGGLTLDALLLRRDFELQRGNRSNSEGWRAYLAYISEGIGKSQDWEMVMKYQKKNGSLFNSPSTTAAAFTHLNNAGCLSYLRSLIEKFGSAVPTIYPLDNYARLSMVSSLESMGVDRDFREEIRSVLDETYRCWLQGDEDIFSDAGTCAMAFRLLRLHGYDVFADPLSQFSEDSFFNSLGGYLKDTGAALELFRASEVIIHPDESVLEKQHYWTSHFLKQELSNNLTQAHLNKHIDQVDDALRFPSYATLGRLSSRKAIKYYNTDSTKILKSSYRCSNVGNEDFLKLAVEDFNMCQSIHREELEYLSRWVVESRLDKLEFARQKQAYCYFSAAATLFPPELSDARISWAKNGVLTTVVDDFFDIGGSEEELVNLIQLIEKWDVNAKTDSCSEQVEIIFSAIKSTINEIGANAFPRQQRSVTNHVIEIWLDLVKSMLKEAQWLLNNSVPALDEYMENAYVSFALGPIVLPALYLVGPKLSEEAVWSFEFHQLYKLMSTCGRLLNDMQTFK, encoded by the exons ATGTCCTTCTCCCAGCTCAACACTTTCGGGTGTTGCACCTTTTCCCCATCag GAAAAGATCTCTTGCCACAACCAGCTTCAATAGTTCAAAGGACAAATGGCACAGCAGAAGTAAATACTGCTGTTTTG AGTTTGGAAGGAActaaaaaaagaataaagaagaTGTTCAACAAGGTTGATCTCTCTGTTTCATCATATGACACTGCTTGGGTGGCAATGGTCCCTTCTCCAAATTCCGGGAAGGAGCCTTTCTTCCCTGAATGCGTAAAATGGTTGTTAGATAATCAACTTCATGATGGCTCATGGGGTCCTCCTAATCTGCATCAGTTGTTAACAAAAGATGCCCTCTTATCCACGTTAGCATGCATCCTTGCACTAAAGCGATGGAATATTGGTGAAGAACTAATTGACAAGG GTCTGCATTTTATCGAGTCAAATTTAGCTTCAGCTACTGATGGAGAGCAACCATCTCCTGTTGGGTTTGATATAATATTTCCTTCCATGATTGAATCTGCAATGAATTTGGATGTGAATCTACCTTTGGGAGGATTAACCTTAGATGCTTTACTTCTCAGGAGAGACTTTGAGCTTCAAAG AGGCAACAGAAGCAACTCAGAGGGGTGGAGAGCCTATCTCGCATATATTTCAGAAGGAATCGGAAAGTCACAGGACTGGGAGATGGTCATGAAGTACCAGAAGAAGAATGGGTCCTTGTTTAACTCACCATCAACTACTGCTGCTGCTTTTACTCACCTCAACAATGCTGGTTGTCTTAGTTATCTACGCTCACTCATAGAAAAGTTTGGAAGTGCAG TTCCAACGATTTATCCTCTAGATAACTATGCTCGCCTTTCTATGGTTTCCAGTCTTGAAAGTATGGGCGTTGATCGAGATTTCAGGGAGGAAATAAGGAGTGTACTCGATGAAACATACAG ATGCTGGCTGCAGGGGGATGAAGATATATTTTCAGATGCTGGCACCTGTGCTATGGCATTTCGACTCTTACGTCTTCATGGATATGATGTTTTTGCAG ATCCATTAAGTCAATTTTCAGAAGACAGTTTCTTCAATTCCCTTGGAGGATATCTGAAGGACACTGGTGCTGCCTTAGAACTTTTTAGGGCTTCAGAAGTCATCATTCATCCAGATGAATCAGTTCTAGAGAAACAACATTACTGGACAAGTCATTTCTTGAAACAGGAATTATCAAATAACTTAACTCAGGCTCATCTCAATAAGCATATTGATCAG gTGGATGATGCTCTTCGGTTTCCTTCCTATGCAACTCTGGGTCGGTTATCAAGCAGGAAAGCAATAAAATATTACAACACTGATAGTAcaaagattttaaaatcttctTATCG TTGTTCAAATGTTGGGAATGAAGACTTCCTAAAACTGGCAGTGGAAGACTTCAATATGTGTCAATCGATACATCGGGAAGAACTCGAGTATCTTTCAAG GTGGGTTGTTGAGAGCAGATTAGACAAGCTAGAATTTGCTAGGCAGAAGCAGGCATACTGTTACTTCTCTGCTGCTGCAACCCTTTTCCCTCCTGAACTATCAGATGCCCGCATATCATGGGCCAAAAACGGAGTGCTTACAACTGTGGTTGATGATTTCTTTGACATTGGAGGTTCTGAAGAGGAACTAGTAAACCTTATACAATTGATCGAGaa GTGGGATGTGAATGCAAAAACTGATTCTTGTTCTGAGCAAGTTGAAATCATATTTTCAGCAATTAAGAGCACAATTAATGAGATTGGAGCCAATGCATTCCCACGGCAACAGCGCAGTGTAACAAATCACGTCATCGAGATT TGGTTGGATTTGGTTAAGTCTATGCTGAAGGAAGCTCAGTGGTTGTTAAACAATTCGGTGCCGGCACTGGATGAATACATGGAAAATGCATATGTATCATTTGCCTTGGGACCGATTGTGCTTCCAGCTCTCTATTTGGTAGGGCCTAAGCTCTCTGAGGAGGCTGTATGGAGTTTCGAATTCCACCAGTTGTATAAACTTATGAGCACCTGTGGGCGTCTTCTCAATGATATGCAAACCTTTAAG TGA
- the LOC133734786 gene encoding uncharacterized protein LOC133734786: MYLTLLRLAFLKDQGKSIIKSKMIWKHVKREGQVSLFTFNVSNKDRDLLTWLGRNNVHHFPIISSKECPKQDPSSVDSGIAVTYIIKRLSEGLELESTFKKGAMTQQRAHVLGRFLSDNNDG, translated from the exons ATGTATCTAACACTATTACGCTTGGCATTTTTGAAAGATCAGGGTAAATCAATTATTAAGAGCAAGATGATatggaaacatgtgaaaagagaAGGGCAAGTGAGTCTATTTACGTTCAATGTATCAAACAAAGACAGGGACTTGCTTACCTGGTTGGGAAGGAATAATGTTCATCATTTCCCTATTATTTCAAGCAAGGAATGTCCTAAACAAGATCCTTCCAG TGTGGACAGCGGGATTGCTGTGACGTACATTATCAAGCGATTATCGGAAGGTCTTGAATTAGAGTCTACCTTTAAAAAAGGTGCCATGACTCAGCAGAGAGCACATGTTTTGGGAAGGTTCTTAAGTGACAACAATGACGGTTAG